The following is a genomic window from Corvus moneduloides isolate bCorMon1 chromosome 7, bCorMon1.pri, whole genome shotgun sequence.
GTGCCAGTAACTTAAAGAGTTGGGTTGGATTTGAGCCAAGGAAGAGCTATAAATTTGTCATCTCCCAGGGAAGACAACGATGATGTCAGTGGGCCCAGAGACTCCTGCTAGACTTGGGATCCTGCCTGgttttccctcagcctgtgctgctttAGGTTCATTTACTGAAGTCTCCCTCTTTAAACATTTGGCCATATGGCTCCATAATTCCCCCAAATTGCCTCAGGCCACGGGGAAGCAGCAGATGGAGGCACAGTGGTAtcacaagcagcagcttctgtgcagagctgctcttccagctgcaaaaCGTGGACCCTGAAACATCAGTGGActcattttccttccaaaacagTAACTTCTGCTAAAatccaaaaataaatacaaagccCTATCAGCTTTCCAGGAAAGATtctgaggagcagagaaaacccacagcagggggttggaagAGATGAGCTCTaaggttcctcccaacccaaactagTCTGTGATCCTAAGAAGTGTCCAAAATATCaacagacagaaataaaatctagaaaattaaataactggagtagatttttttcttttggttcaaactcagagaaatttttaataaataaataaaaaaccaaacccccagGGAAGCATctatttcatgtattttccaGCCCTAAAACTTGCCATCTACCTACCTTTCAACCCCATGTTGTTTTCAAGCAGATTCCCAAGTGAAAATGCAATACTTTGAATATTCCTACCTTCTCCACCACTCACCTCAGTGTCTGGCTGGCACTTGCTGTCTTTGGTTGGCCTCTGTGGTTTTCTAAGCGTGGATTCTTCAGAATCTGTGggctggaaagaaatgaaactggTTTAGATCCAAGCTCCCTCCTAAGAGAAGCATTTTGGTGCCCATCAATCCTGAATTTCTACCAAGAGAATAGAAAGGTAAATTAGGAAATATTTAGAGGAAGGGAAGatagaaaaacaacaaaatgaaagGCAATGGAGAGGTGGCTGTCGAGGCAGTTTAGGACTTTGAATCCttgaatcccagactggtttgggttggaagggaccttaaacaccatccagttccaactctGAAAGGCCCTCCAGCACCTGAAGGGAGCCAACaaggaagacagagaaggacttggataagggatggagggacaggacacagggaatggcttcccagtgccagagggcagggctggatgggagactgggaaggaattgttccctgggagggtgggcaggccctggcacagggtgcccagagcagctggggctgcccctggatccctggcagtgcccaaggccaggctggacattggggcttggagcagcctgggacagtggaaggtgtccctgcccatggcaggggtttggaacaagGCCCCTTCCTGCTAAATGAGCAGGAATACAAACATGGAAGGCCACTGGAACAAGCACAGTCCCAACCACGGTGTGGGGAAAGTTCTTCCCCAAAATAACCTTTCAATtacctttttctctgctttctcctttccatGGTCCCTTAAAAGCTCCCcatcttttgtttctctgtccCTTTGTCTGTCCCGatctcttcccctctctctgtctttctctccttctctgtccctgcccttaTCTTTGTCTCTTCCTTTCAGTctgtccttttctcttcctccttcatgtcttttctctctttcctgtcCTTTCTCATGCCCGAGATCATCTCCTCGCTCTgtgtctccttttcctttggttttttctgcttctcttccttgcTTGGTCACTCTGctcttgcttctttccctctcttgtttttctccttcctttgaGGTGTCTCTTTCACGTTCTTTGTGCCTCTCTTCATTATTCTTCTGTTTatccctctccttttctctttctctgctctctttcGACTCGCCTTTAggttttctgtctctgcttggGCTTCTGTCTTTAATTTCAGTGTCTCTCCTGCtctaaaaagaaagcaaacactAAAAGTTAATTCCAACACACAGCAACTCAATCACATAGGGACTTTACGAACacaaaaattctaaaaaaaccccaagcaaataAACCATGGTACCCCTGTACCCCccaaaaaatgcaaattctacCTCTTTATCCCTATgacttttttgttcttctgcttTGGGCTCTCTGCTTTCTTTATCTCGAGGTTTGGAGGGTGGAGGCTTCCCTTTAGCATCAGCTTTTTCCCCTGCCAAGACCCTTTTTACAGCAGCATCACTGGACAGCTgcaaggaacagaaaaacaccACTGAGAGgagtaaattatttcattaaataattaatgtagtaattattattttaagaacGTAACAATTCAGTGTAAGAACATAATAATTCCATGTAAGAGTGCAATAACTCTGTGTAAGAACAGCCCCTGCAGTTGTTTTCAACCAGTTAGCAGATTTCTCCATTATTGTATTTCCATAGTCAAAAAAAGCACAGTGGAAAAACGACTTTCATTCCACAATTAAGAGATTTGACTGACAGGAGATAAAGGTGAGCAACTGGTTGCATAATTAATGTGTCTGTACCCCAAAATTTTAAAGGTTCTGAAGCTTCATTTTGTGCTTCAAACGTAATAAATGTTGTTAAATGACGAACAAATAAAGTGAACAACAGTGAACATTGAAAGCCTTAATATTCAGAATGCATTTCTGTGGGGAGCTCTGCTAAACATCATCAACTCTCTGTCTGCTGTTATTGTTATTAAGGAGTGACCAAATGTTTCCAATGTGCACTTAATAACAGCAGAGTGGTAATTAAGgcacagaatcatttgggttggacAAGATCTCCCAGGCCATCGACTCCAAGCTGTGCCTggtccccaccttgtcaccagcccagagcacccagtgccacctccaggcattcctgggacacctccagggatggggactccactccaaggcctgagcaccctttccatgcagaaattcctgctgctgtccaccctgagcctcccctggcccagcctgaggccgttccctctcctcctgtccctgttcctggcagcagagcccgatttcccccccggctgccccctcctgtcagggacttgtgcagagccacaaggtcccccctgagtctcctttgctccaggctcagccccttcccagctccctcagccgctcctggggctccagcccctccccagctccgttccctgccctggccccgctccagcccctcagggtcccTCTGGCCGGAGGGCCCCGAGCTGGACACGGCCCCGAGGGGCCTCagcagggccgggcaggggacgggccctgccctggggctgtggccacaccgtggctggcacagcccagcggCCATCGGCCTCTCGCCCACCTGGGCTCGTGTtcagccctgtccccagcactcccagggccttttccagctgctcttgccccagcctggagtgtTGCACGGGGTTGTTGTGCCCCAAGGACCGGAGCGGGCCCTTGGCCTTGCTGAGCCCACGGATCCCGGCTGTGCAGATCCCTGCAGCAGatccacagcccagcagcttgGGGCCTGCAGCTTCCCCAGGGTGCCCTCGATCCCCTCACCCACATCATCACAAATAAGCTCTGGAAATAATTCCCTGTGTGCATAAAATCTATATAGTTCTGTCCTACCTTATTTAAGCAACACTTCCCAATCGCCTGAAGGAATTCATTGGTTTTTTCAGGCTCGTGCCCAGCCACAACTCGTGCTGGTTTCACTGACAGTGGCTCTCCTGTCACCATCACCACAGCATCGATGGCCTTCTGAAGGAAGTTGATTTTGGAATCCTTAtcctggtaaaaaaaaaaaaaaccaaaacaattaaGAGATATTTTTCTATCTTCACAATTACCAGACTTCTTTcagttttataaaataaaaccaagtgaAATCTTACTGGAGGGTTTCTGGCCCAGAGAATGAAATCCTGCTGTGAAGTAGAACACTCAGTGGGAAAAAACCAggactttttaaataaaatgttataaaattCAAGGAGTATTAGCCAGCCCAGCACTATTTACCAGCCTGTTAAAAAGGAAAGCCATGTAAGGAAAATTTTGTGTGGCAATGGAGCTTAACAGAGCTGTTCCAGTGgcatcccaaaatccagggcCACTCTCCCAAAAACAGCTGGGTTCTGCTGCAAGCTCGTGCACAGACAAGTGGGAAGAGCCTCCAGAGTCAGGGCACTTCCCATCTCTGCCCCTTCCAAATGGATTAAAACAAACAACTGCCACAAAGCTGGGATTTTTACTGAgtagatttaaaagaaaaaaaaggttatttccCTAATTTCAAGTGAAGATGTGATGGATATAAACACAAATGAATATAAAACTTCTcatgtgtgtatacatatatatatataaagctGATACGAAAACTTTTAAGATCAAGCCTGAGATCTAATTTTCCATTTATATGGGAACAAAGTTTAATTAGACTTAACAAGATGAACTCCTCTGATAAACACCCAGACAGTGATGTCCAAAGCAGCTGGTACAGGAGGTGAATTTCTTTCACAGGAAGTCCCCACAGTTAAGGAATCCTCATGATTTCAATCCTCCTTACTGCTCTCTCCTATTGATTACtcagataaaaattattctCCTGATCTTCTACAACTCCAAGAGAAATCACAGATAAGCAAGCAGCTGACTCTTCCTCCTGACCAGCGTTTTGGGAAGAGGAATTCAGGGTTGAGACATTTTCTCCCACACTCCAGGATTCTGATCTTCTCTGCCTGAGCTCTCTGGAAAACCCCTTGGACTCATAAGCTGTGAAAGGAATTTGTGAGAGAAATTCTcaagagaggcagcagcacgTAGATGCAACAAACAcctgctcaggagctgctgggaaatcTGCTTCTTGGGTCAACAAGGACAGTACCAACAAAAAGCAACAATTCAGATAGAAATAACTTCGTTTTAGTTATCCTGACAGTGGTAGGAGCAGTCACAGAAGTAAATACACACATTAATCAGTGACTAAAACATGCAGGAACTGGCTGGAGGGATGAGAAGTCAGACTCCCAGAGCTCACTCTTCAGTTGCTACGTTAAACAAACACCAAGGGATGTGGCAACACACAAACACTGCCTTGTTTGCCAGGAATCAGCAACCAAAGCTCCCAAATCAGGCTGGGAGTTGGAGAACTTGGCATCAGCCCAGCCAAAAATCaagggaaagcagcaaacaGAGAGTAAAGTCATCCTTGGACTTGAGAAAAAGAGTtttcagtaataataataacctCCTCTTTCAGTAATTAGCCAGTTTTACACTGCAATAAAGCTACTGGGGAATGCACATCCTAACAGGTGAGTCCTGGGATATTAACAAGGATAtttaatgtatatatttatataccatatgtatatatgtgtgtgtgtatttctacaaaaacaaatatataaagTAATAAATTTAGGGCCATGGATTCTCTTGAGAGACCATAAGACTCTTTAAAACCTATCTGTGCACAAGTTTATAGGTGTTCGCCCCATGGAACGCATACCATCACCTACAGGCAGCAACTTTTACAGCCTCTTCACAAAAAGAGCAACAGATCCTTGATACTGAACACAGGAAAGACCAGAAGAACCTTGTGGCAAAGTTGCAAAGAACACTCAGAGCTCAATAAATAAGGAAGTCTCATGCCCACCTTGACGTTATCTGACTTCAACTCGAAATCTGTGTAAAGTCCTTTCAGAAAACCTGTCACTCTGATCACctaaaaaacaga
Proteins encoded in this region:
- the TRAF3IP1 gene encoding TRAF3-interacting protein 1 isoform X2; its protein translation is MNEAVSRRTRETLGQVIRKPPLTDALLNKPPFRYLHDLISEVIRVTGFLKGLYTDFELKSDNVKDKDSKINFLQKAIDAVVMVTGEPLSVKPARVVAGHEPEKTNEFLQAIGKCCLNKLSSDAAVKRVLAGEKADAKGKPPPSKPRDKESREPKAEEQKSHRDKESRRDTEIKDRSPSRDRKPKGESKESREREKERDKQKNNEERHKERERDTSKEGEKQERERSKSRVTKQGREAEKTKGKGDTERGDDLGHEKGQEREKRHEGGREKDRLKGRDKDKGRDREGEKDRERGRDRDRQRDRETKDGELLRDHGKEKAEKKPTDSEESTLRKPQRPTKDSKCQPDTENESPARISRQPSAKGSRHRSKPGGEGAVDARSVADGISEDGAAEVQEKNEPGLAERQKEGETENVAPEKPENGEVPPDPPPQPAQRRIPRPSSARPAPPRVKRQESTELLIPERSGSAKTAPHVIREQQVSDEEDEQFVVEAAGPLPEMPKEPEVELLEDQKHGGLVKRILETKKDYEASQKSSQTPDRHHRQRCGTAES